The window GAGATGTATGCGTACGTAGTAATATTTCCTCGGAAATATAGAACGAATCTTGCATATCACGAGCAGGATGTCCTTTTGGTAAGTTCAATGCCTCGAAATTATAGTAATCCTTCTCTACTTCAGGTCCTTCTGCAATTTCGTAGCCCATGCCGATAAATAAATCTTCAATTTCTTCGATGACACGTGTTAACGGATGACGGTTGCCGACTTTGATTTCACGTCCAGGTAATGTGACATCAATCGACTCACTGGCTAATTTTTCAGCAATCGCTGCTTCTTCCAAAACAGTCACCTTTGCTTCCAGTACCGCTGTTACATTTTCACGAACAGTGTTGACTAAAGCCCCCATTTTCGGACGTTCTTCAGCAGATAATTTACCCATCCCTTTTAATAAATCAGTGATTGGTCCCTTTTTCCCCAAATATGCTACACGCACATCATTTAGTTCTTTTAAATTTGCTGCTGCCTCAATTTTCGTTAGTGCTTCTTGCTCTAACTGCTTTAATTGCTCTTCCATGTGTTAAATCCTCCTTGTTCATTAGAATGCCCGCTTGCGCGTATGACACAAAAAAACCTCGCCCCTAAAAAAGGGACGAGGACATATTCGCGGTACCACCCTAGTTATTGCACGATAAAAACCGCACAATCACTTCATTGCCATAACGACTCGATTGAAGCCGGCATACCTTTACAGCATTTCGCTGGTCCCGGTAGCTGCTCGCGGGCTGAATTCAAAACTGCATTGGTACGGCGCTGGCTCTCAATCTCCGGCCTACGCTCCCTGTCGTCCATTCACAATCTTTACTACTTCCCGGTCATAGCATTTTCGTATACATGATTACATTTAAAAGTGATTATACAATAATAAGCTGTTACATTTCAAGGGAGATATGCCCGTAAACAGCGATAATTATGGTACCATCAGCATTTGTTTGCTTTTAGCGGCGATTTTTGCGGTGCCATCATCGATTCCTTCACTTCTATCAGCGATTTTAACGGTGCTATCAGCGATTCCTTCATTTCTATAAGCGATTTTAACGGTGCTAGCAACGATTACTTTACAAACCCGTACAAAACAATTCCTGTGGCAACAGCTACATTTAATGATTCAGCTTGTCCAATTATTGGAATGATAATATTTTGATCTGTCATTGCTAATAACTGTGGATGGATACCACTACCTTCATTACCCATCATGATTGCAAATGAACCGTTATGCTGAATATCACGATAAATAACAGCATCCTCTTCCAGTGCAGTTCCAAATACTGGTACACCATTGTCCTGAAGCATATCAATCCAATCCTCTAAATCTCCACGTACTACAGGGACATGGAAATGAGAGCCCTGCGCAGAACGCAGCGTTTTAGGATTATATAAATCCGCGCAACCCTTGCCAAGTATAACTGCGTCCAAACCTGCTGCATCCGCTGTACGAATCATTGTTCCAATATTCCCCGGATCCTGCACCGCATCAATTAGTAACACCTTACGCCAAGAAGCCATCGTCTCTTCTTCTACAGCTGGTTGCTTACAAACCGCAAATACCCCCTGAGATGTCTCCGTTTCAGCAAACTCCTTCGTCACAGCCGCTGTCACTTCCACCATTGACACATCGTCAATCGGCCAGAGCATCGGCAAATCAACACCCTCACGGACAATTAGCTGTAGTACTTGTTCGTTATTTTTCAAAGCTTCCTCTACCAAATGGAAACCTTCCACTAAAAATTCACCCGAACGCTCACGCTCTTTGCGTGTCGTAGCTAATTTCTTCCAATATTTCACTAACGCATTTTGCGTAGATTCAATTCTCTTCATCGTTCTCGTACCGCCTTTTTCCTATTTACTGCTCTTTATTATACCTTAGAAAATGGGGGAATTCATAGTCAAGGAGAAAAAGCATCTTACAAATCTCACTACGGTTAAATTCTCAAGTAAATAATCTTGTCAAAATTTAAACTGAGTGAAAAAAGACTGTGGTTTCCCACAGCCTAGTAATCAAATATTTAACTCAATTTGTTCTGAGGTAATATGCTCATTTGCTTCAATTTCAACAATAGTTTGTCCCATTTTTTCTATTAAATCTACAACTAGTGCGTTCCCCATACAGAAATAACGCATTCGGTTGGGCATTGTCGCTGTCCAATTATCAGGAAAACCATTTAATCGTTCACATTCAACTGGTGATAAATATCGTTTTCGACCATTTACTTCAACTATATGTGTACTACGATTAACAGAACCTTCGCTTGTAAGCATTGTACGTCCAGGACCGTTTATATCATCAGTTGGAGACATACCGCCCTCAGAAAAGATATATTTATGTCCATCAGCTGATGTACGTTCAATTTTTTTAGGTCCCCGTAAATATGCAAACTTTTCAGCGACTTTTTCATTTAAATAAAGATTATCGTCAATCATTGATTCATCCAATAATACATCTTTTAAAGGAATAAAATGTTCTTCTTTGACCTGTGGTTGCGCCGTAAATACATGACCACCTGTCATTATTCCAGCAGTATAAAAACCAAATGAAAAATCATCTGAAATTTCAACTACATCATTAGGTAATTCAACTGTAGAAATGCGATTTTGATAAGGCTCTTCCAGCACAGGGAAGGTTTTCGCAAAGAATCCTTCTTTAAAGAGTCTTTCATTTTCTGAAAAAACCGACTGTCGATTTGCATAGTCAAGTGTATTCTTATAAGCAAAAATAAACACTCGACGTCGCTTTTGTGCAGCACCATATTCCGCTGCATTAACAACACGCCATTCTACAATATAATTCAAATCACGGAATGTAGCTAACATCACTGCGAAATCTCGTCCACGTTGCTTAGAAGGTGATTTTAATAGTCGATCGACATTCTCAAGTAATACATATTTTGGATGTGAATTTTCAAGTACACGCTTTATCTCCCAAAAAAGTACACCCTTTTTCCCTTCCAGCCCCTTTTCTCCAGAAAGCGAACGAGCCACAGAGTAATCTTGACAAGGAAATCCTCCCACTAATAAATCTATCTCTAATTCTTGAAAAACAGAATTAGGAACTGTAGTAATATCGTCATTACTATGGATTCCTTCTTCAAAATTGTGTGTATAACATTCGTATGCATGCTGTAATTTACGGGATGGCTCCCATTGGTTAGCCCACACGGTTTTAAAAACTTGTGAGTTCGCTTTTTCCAAACCTAATCGAAATCCGCCCACGCCCGCAAACAACTCGACTACATTTAGCACTTCTTTCATAAGCGAACATCCTTTCTGTTTTTCTTTTATTATAATAAAAATCCGCTGAAAGATCAACTATTTTGTATCGAAGTATTTATCATATCATAATTTTTCAAAACCTCATTATTTTACTTCATGAAATTCAAGATTTTTAGTTTGCTCATCATAGACATATTTAATCAACTTTAATTTTGTCCATTCATCTGTTATAGGAGGCCTTCTTCCTTGTATAAAAGCTCTTTTTCCAACTTCATTTCTCAATTCAATTACTTCGTTTGGAAAATCACTTGCTACGATAAATGCTTCAATCATATTGTAATCTCCAAAGCTGTATTCTTGATTAATCCAGTCAACATATTTCATGGCCTGATGAATAACCTCTTCATTAGCAATATCTTTTTTTATTTCAATCATTAAATATTTTGAAATTGTATTGAAATTGGGGATGTATTTATATCCAAAAATATCCATTTTATCTACATAAAATACTGGTTTGAATGGTGATGCTACAACTTGATGCGAAATATAATCCCAGTTACCAAAAATACATTTAGAATTATTCACAATATAATCAATAACCCCAGCTTCGATGGCCATTTCATGCTTAATCAATTGTCCATCAGCAGCCAATTTTAAAATGTTTTTTGATGAAGCTTTATAATCCTCATTATGTAATTGCTTTATTCGATTATGAATCTTTGAAGACACTCCAAATATATTTTCAGCATTTACAATTTCTTTCTCGTTTCGTTTTAAAATCACATCTAATAAGGCCTTATTTTCAATTTCATCAATTTTTATAAATGATAAATTCGCAAATACACGCAACATTTTAAAAGCAGATGGATTTGAAGCTAACACATCATCCATATCTATGCCTTCTTCAAAAAAATATGGTGAAGGTTCAAATGTACAAATAAAGCGATTATTTAAAAATTCCTCTGAGGCATTCAAAATCATTTTTGATTTTAGTGTAGTATAACTTTCTGTTTTAGGTAAATCTGCTCCTGGAAAGTTCAAATGCTTGCATTCACCTTCAACTTTTACTAACTTACCTACCCCATATATTTTTCGGTCAATAAAAAAGTATACATTATCTCCTTCCTTCATTGACAAATAATCAGCAAACGTTCCTTCCTGAGGAATGTTCCATTTATCCTTTTTAATCTCCATATTTGTACTATATACGCCACTTTCAATAATCTCAGTTAGTACCTTTTTTATCTCTATTTCTTTTTTATTCTTGCTCTTTAAAGCAAATATATATCCAGCCATTCCTCATTCTCACTTCCATATACTTATCTAGGTATAACATATTTTGATAGTTTAATAACCTTACTTAACTCTGTTTTATAAGATATTAATCCCTGACGAACTAATGATATCAGAGATTTTGTAATGCTGTCTTTCTATAATTTCTCCATATCTGATACCAAACAAATGAATATGTGCTACTTGTTTACCCCTTGGTGCTTAACTATACATTTTATCTATATATTTCCTAATTCATCAATAGACATATTAATCCCCTCCAAAATACGTAGCAATCTTTTATTTGACTTCCTTTACTATTTCTGCAACATAACTTGCATTCAACCAATAACACTGTTTTGTAATCCATTGACCATCAGGTAGTTTGATTTTATCACTACCATCAGCCCCTTTTGGTCGAACATGTAATACACCATTAAAATTTGATTTTGGGAAGTTATTTTCTATTCCCTTTTTAGATTGGGTTAAAATTACCCCCTCAGTTAATACTCTGCGTATTTCATTCCAAAAATTAAATAGCTCATTATTAATAGTTTTCATAGCCATATGCCAAAGTTTTATACCTTTAAAACGTAATAAATCGTTATTATCAAATTGAAAGACAACAAATAATATTTGTGTTTCTAAAAAATAGTTTCTAATATAACTATCTTCCCATTCCTCATTAATAATTTCATTAAAATCAATATTTTTAAAGGACATACTTTCTTTAGGTCTTCCGCTTTGTTGTAAACGCACTGTTTTAAATTGTATATTTGCTTTTGCAAATTCAGCTATTTTATCTAGTTTTGTTCCTTTAACCCCTAATAACGCACTAATTAAATTTGGTACAGCAGAACGATTCCCAGGATTAATTTGAATATTTAGCTTTTCTGCCATTTCTTCCATTGTCATTCCCATAAAAGGCTCGAAACGATCATTTAATAATTGTTCTATCGTTTTTTCCTGTAGTTCCTCAAGACTTGAGAAATATACTAACTTTTCTTTTGATATATACTGCCGTACTAATGCGGTCATATAAGATTGCTTCAAAGAGAAAGCTCGTTGCATTGCAGGTACATCAGAAAAAGGTTGTTCTCGTAATGAATTCTTGTTTGCTCCCTTCGTACAGGCCCCTAAATATTGCGTATCCCCCTCTGATAACTCATGCGCCAACCCAGCTCGAATTTTCCCTTGAATCAATGCCCAGTCAGATTTTATAACAGCTAAATCCTTCTCAGGATATTCGAAAAGAAGTGTTTCAATAATTTTATAATCTCCTCGATTTAATTCTTTTTTCCACTCATAAAACATCAAAAGTAACTTCTGATTTTTCTTCCAAAAGCTCGAATCATAAAAATTTTTATCCGCTTCTGTCATGTAGTTTATAATGTTAAGTACTAGTCGTTCCTTAGCAGACAAACTTTTATCCTTATTCTGCTTAAAAGGCGTCACCTTTAGCTCTATACCTAAGTTCGAAAAATCAGCCTCAGCATTGCTATTCACTTCATATCCAAAAAAACTTTCTTCAACAATCTGACCTAGCGCACCTGTAGATCGTTTACTATTTAATCTACCATGCTGATCAATCTCACTGAATGTTTTACCACGCGCCTCTTGTGCCTTATATAAAAGTGCCTCTTCAGTTTCAAAAACCATTAAAATTCCTCCTTAGACATCAACAAATATTAACAATATTTTACCATATTGTAGTTCTTTAAATTTCAATTTTCTATAAACCTAACCTATTTAGGTATCTAAATAGAAAAAGCTCTACATAAGATTTCTCTCACATAGAGCCTTTTCAAATTGTAGTAAATTGTGTGCGTGCCAGGCACCGCACCACCAGGCACCACCATGGGCACCTCCAGGCACTACCATTTCCTAACGGGCGGTATACTTTGAGGGAAATTAAATACATTGAAAGGGTCGTACTTCGTTTTTATTTCTCTAAGCCGTCTGAAATTACGTCCATAGTATGCGGTTGGCCAATCTTTAAT of the Lysinibacillus fusiformis genome contains:
- a CDS encoding TrmH family RNA methyltransferase; translated protein: MKRIESTQNALVKYWKKLATTRKERERSGEFLVEGFHLVEEALKNNEQVLQLIVREGVDLPMLWPIDDVSMVEVTAAVTKEFAETETSQGVFAVCKQPAVEEETMASWRKVLLIDAVQDPGNIGTMIRTADAAGLDAVILGKGCADLYNPKTLRSAQGSHFHVPVVRGDLEDWIDMLQDNGVPVFGTALEEDAVIYRDIQHNGSFAIMMGNEGSGIHPQLLAMTDQNIIIPIIGQAESLNVAVATGIVLYGFVK
- the dcm gene encoding DNA (cytosine-5-)-methyltransferase, with translation MKEVLNVVELFAGVGGFRLGLEKANSQVFKTVWANQWEPSRKLQHAYECYTHNFEEGIHSNDDITTVPNSVFQELEIDLLVGGFPCQDYSVARSLSGEKGLEGKKGVLFWEIKRVLENSHPKYVLLENVDRLLKSPSKQRGRDFAVMLATFRDLNYIVEWRVVNAAEYGAAQKRRRVFIFAYKNTLDYANRQSVFSENERLFKEGFFAKTFPVLEEPYQNRISTVELPNDVVEISDDFSFGFYTAGIMTGGHVFTAQPQVKEEHFIPLKDVLLDESMIDDNLYLNEKVAEKFAYLRGPKKIERTSADGHKYIFSEGGMSPTDDINGPGRTMLTSEGSVNRSTHIVEVNGRKRYLSPVECERLNGFPDNWTATMPNRMRYFCMGNALVVDLIEKMGQTIVEIEANEHITSEQIELNI
- a CDS encoding Sau3AI family type II restriction endonuclease, producing MVFETEEALLYKAQEARGKTFSEIDQHGRLNSKRSTGALGQIVEESFFGYEVNSNAEADFSNLGIELKVTPFKQNKDKSLSAKERLVLNIINYMTEADKNFYDSSFWKKNQKLLLMFYEWKKELNRGDYKIIETLLFEYPEKDLAVIKSDWALIQGKIRAGLAHELSEGDTQYLGACTKGANKNSLREQPFSDVPAMQRAFSLKQSYMTALVRQYISKEKLVYFSSLEELQEKTIEQLLNDRFEPFMGMTMEEMAEKLNIQINPGNRSAVPNLISALLGVKGTKLDKIAEFAKANIQFKTVRLQQSGRPKESMSFKNIDFNEIINEEWEDSYIRNYFLETQILFVVFQFDNNDLLRFKGIKLWHMAMKTINNELFNFWNEIRRVLTEGVILTQSKKGIENNFPKSNFNGVLHVRPKGADGSDKIKLPDGQWITKQCYWLNASYVAEIVKEVK